A stretch of the Arachis stenosperma cultivar V10309 chromosome 6, arast.V10309.gnm1.PFL2, whole genome shotgun sequence genome encodes the following:
- the LOC130933968 gene encoding uncharacterized protein LOC130933968, whose translation MEEKLDQRSGPEGGIPTMDAQQFAAFFSQIAKIQSHINKTNPNQDLSSSYYILLSENPSIPITNVTLTGFNYSAWSKAMIIVLYSKNKFEFVDDSIIKPKKTDPIFKVWKICNIYVVAWINLSLSPNIYQSVLWNNVGYKLWNDLKHRYYQGIVRLQREKDRVTKFFRGLGEQYSTVKSQVMLMARIILSNMGKVWKNQSTKGQNHNKLQCIHCGKTGHTSDNCYKKHRYPPNSKPRYEKKNSVMNFLTTDNAEDDSDNLSD comes from the exons ATGGAGGAAAAATTAGATCAAAGAAGTGGACCTGAAGGAGGCATTCCTACCATGGATGCACAGCAATTTGCAGCATTcttcagtcaaattgcaaagatccaAAGCCATATCAACAAGACAAATCCAAATCAAGATCTCTCCAGCTCCTATTACATACTTCTATCTGAAAATCCAAGTATACCTATCACTAATGTGACTCTTACTGGTTTTAACTATAGTGCATGGAGCAAAGCTATGATTATTGTTCTCTactctaaaaataaatttgaatttgtGGATGACTCTATTATTAAACCTAAGAAGACTGATCCAATTTTTAAGGTATGGAAAATATGCAACATATATGTAGTTGCCTGGATAAATTTGTCACTTAGTCCAAACATCTATCAGAGTGTTCTCTGGAATAATGTCGGTTATAAACTCTGGAATGATCTTAAGCATCGTTACTATCAAG GAATTGTTAGGCTTCAAAGAGAAAAGGATAGAGTCACGAAATTCTTTAGAGGACTTGGAGAGCAATACTCTACTGTTAAATCTCAAGTAATGTTGATGGCAAGAATAATATTAAGTAACATGGGAAAAGTTTGGAAGAATCAATCAACCAAGGGACAAAATCACAACAAACTGCAATGTATTCACTGTGGTAAAACAGGACACACATCGGATAATTGCTACAAAAAGCATAGATATCCACCTAATTCTAAACCTCGTTATGAGAAGAAAAATTCTGTCATGAATTTCTTAACTACAGATAATGCTGAGGATGATAGTGATAATCTCAGTGATTGA